A window from bacterium encodes these proteins:
- a CDS encoding glycosyltransferase: MPRVLYLIALENVLDNAIFENQVRRMLAAVHRAGGARVTLLVLLPWLEVTRRGVYSNFRRHREALAALKESLAADGIELVLRRSFVPSAFFNMRTRLLRWFVLSSLPAFLAQVRRTRPDIVHCRYYYAARLALAARKMSGVAYKVIFDLRTLLPEQGLVNGQWSEQSGPFKAWKALERRMLHAADRVVSVSPAMTAHVCGENPGLTVETIPNFVDLERFRPDEGLRNSLRTELGIGGRCVLVFCGTLGGRYPAARIAECVGVFFSIFGPDSFFLLLSPSDDKRIAPLALSLQESGLHRGLDWECVGVNTESVPRYLNAADWSLLALADFRTSETFLPLKFSEYLALGLPILVHPANTELVRLTAELGVGEALEATRDPEELHRSLERRRDSLRAACLRTAREGFGLSAFAERYSAIYGELANHAPAKAE; encoded by the coding sequence ATGCCCAGAGTGCTCTACCTGATCGCGCTGGAGAACGTGCTCGATAACGCGATCTTCGAAAACCAGGTCCGCCGGATGCTGGCCGCAGTACACCGCGCCGGGGGGGCCAGGGTGACCCTGCTCGTGCTGCTGCCCTGGCTGGAGGTCACGCGACGGGGAGTGTACAGCAATTTCCGGCGTCACCGTGAGGCCCTGGCTGCGCTGAAAGAATCCCTGGCCGCCGATGGCATAGAGCTGGTGCTGCGGCGCTCGTTCGTGCCCTCGGCCTTTTTCAACATGCGCACTCGGCTGCTGCGCTGGTTTGTCCTGTCCAGCCTGCCCGCGTTCCTGGCTCAGGTGCGGCGGACCCGGCCGGATATTGTGCACTGCCGCTACTACTACGCCGCACGCCTGGCCCTGGCCGCGAGGAAAATGAGCGGGGTCGCCTATAAAGTCATTTTCGACCTGCGCACCCTTCTGCCGGAGCAGGGGCTGGTCAACGGCCAGTGGAGCGAGCAGAGCGGGCCTTTCAAGGCCTGGAAGGCCCTGGAGCGGCGGATGCTGCATGCGGCCGACCGCGTGGTCTCGGTCTCGCCGGCCATGACCGCGCACGTGTGCGGCGAGAACCCCGGGCTCACGGTCGAAACGATCCCCAATTTCGTGGACCTGGAACGGTTCCGCCCGGATGAGGGCCTGCGCAATTCACTGCGCACCGAGCTGGGGATCGGGGGGCGTTGCGTGCTGGTGTTCTGCGGCACCCTGGGCGGGCGCTACCCGGCCGCGCGGATCGCCGAGTGCGTGGGGGTGTTTTTCTCTATTTTCGGGCCGGACAGTTTTTTCCTGCTCCTGAGCCCCTCGGATGACAAGCGTATCGCCCCGCTGGCGCTCTCGCTGCAGGAGTCCGGGCTGCACCGAGGCCTGGACTGGGAGTGCGTCGGGGTGAACACGGAGTCGGTGCCGCGCTATCTCAACGCTGCGGACTGGTCGCTGCTGGCCCTGGCCGATTTCAGGACCAGCGAGACATTCCTGCCGCTCAAATTCTCGGAATACCTGGCCCTGGGCCTGCCGATACTGGTCCATCCGGCCAACACCGAGCTGGTGCGCCTGACCGCCGAGCTTGGCGTGGGTGAGGCGCTGGAGGCCACCCGCGACCCGGAGGAGCTTCATCGCAGCCTGGAGCGCCGTCGTGACAGCCTGCGCGCCGCCTGCCTGCGCACGGCGCGCGAGGGTTTCGGCCTGAGCGCGTTCGCCGAGCGCTACAGC